In the genome of Candidatus Zixiibacteriota bacterium, the window TTTTAAGATTAGAAAATAATGTTAGAGTCTGCTATCAAAAATAATCTATTATATATCAATAAGTTAGACATATTAATTTAATGTGGATTTTCGGCATAATAGTTGCTTATATTATTAGCAGAAAAATTAGATAAGGAGAAAAAAAATGAAAAAGATAATAATTTTGAGCTTGGTAGCAGTGTTAACGTTAGCAGTATCGGCCTATCCTCAGTTTCTTTTAAGAGATAACTTCGATTCTTTTGATCCATCCTTATGGGGTAATTACTCCCACGATGGCGGCAATGCTGGAGTTGAGAATGGGTATCTCAACATGACGACCACGCAAGATGTTCGATACGGAAGAGGCCAGATATCTTCAAATTTCAGTCTTTCAGGAGATTTCAACACTATTATCGATTTTGATTTGGTTAAGTTTAATGATTATTTCAGTACTGCTACTTTCGGTATCTGGGCAAGAGATAATTCTTTTGCAATGCTTATTGACAGGAAGCTCGATGTCGATTTGATCAACTATTACGAAGAAGTCCATTGGATGGTAGATGGGAACTGGCAAACTGGATTTAGCTTACCAACCAGTGATTTCACCGGTAAATTAAGACTGAGCAGGTTTGGTACTACGCTATCAGCTTATTATTATTCAGCCGGCGGCTGGCAGTTAGGTAACAATGTTGTATTGCCATCTGGTTACGATTCCGCGGTTAGGATTTTTCTGGAAGCCGGTAATGCGGGAGACATAGGAAATGCTCCTGCGGTAGAAGTTCACTATGATAATTTTATGGCTGATGCTGCCAATATAACGGGAGTAGATAACCGATATATAGTCGCTCAGCCAGAGCCTGGGACGGTGATCCTCTTGGGAACCGGGCTTTTGGGCTTGGGTGCGATTAACTACTTTAGAAGAAGGAAATAAGGTATAGTTAAAAAAGAGTTTTAAATAAAAAGTCCGCCCTACGGGCGGACTTTTTTGTTTTTGGAATTATTTTTTTAATCTTAGA includes:
- a CDS encoding PEP-CTERM sorting domain-containing protein, which codes for MKKIIILSLVAVLTLAVSAYPQFLLRDNFDSFDPSLWGNYSHDGGNAGVENGYLNMTTTQDVRYGRGQISSNFSLSGDFNTIIDFDLVKFNDYFSTATFGIWARDNSFAMLIDRKLDVDLINYYEEVHWMVDGNWQTGFSLPTSDFTGKLRLSRFGTTLSAYYYSAGGWQLGNNVVLPSGYDSAVRIFLEAGNAGDIGNAPAVEVHYDNFMADAANITGVDNRYIVAQPEPGTVILLGTGLLGLGAINYFRRRK